From Haloarcula rubripromontorii:
GCAAGTGTATCCGCTGCCTTGTTCGGAAGGATACGTGCCATGTCCAGCTCCCCGCTTTCGAGCTTCAGTCGCCGAGTCTGATCGTCAGTAATCCCTTCGTAGATTAGCGTCTCGATATGTGCGGTCGACCCGTGGTAGTCCGGGTTAGCGGTCGCTGTGATTGTTGAGCCTGGCTCCCAGTTTTCGAATTGAAACGGCCCAGTACCGACCGGCTCATTGACTGACCCATCGCTGTCGATTGCAGACGGTGAAACAGGGCAGGTAATCCCACGGGTACAGTGGGCTGGCAGCGGTGAAAACGGAACTGCAGTTTGAATTGTAATCGTGCGGTCAGCAGTGGCTTCGACCGATTCGACCGGAACTGCAGCCATCGAACTTGATTCGAACGCTCGTGTGAGTGATGGGAGTACCGTTTCTGCGGTCACGTCGGTACCGTCGTGGAACGTGACACCTTCACGGAGTGTGAACTCCCACGTCCTGTCGCTGACCATGTGCCAGTCGGTGGCCAAGCCCGGTGACACAGTCGCATCGTAATCGACGGTAAGCAGTGGCTCAAGCACAGTGAGGCGTCGCCAGAGCCAGCCGTTTGTCACAGGGTCTATGACATCCGGCGTCCAAGGTGAGCCAACCCTGAACGTGTCATCGTTTACGCCATCGTCGCTTTGTAACCAATACCCACTGAGGCCGGAAATACCGGCCGCAGCTGCAAACACTGTCTGTCGTCGCGTGAATTTATACATGCGATATCACACATCCCATCCATCTCATTCGATTTCTCGTCGATACCATCTGGCCTAGTGCCTCAGAATCACTGGCTGGTGGCGGTTGGCATATCGGCCACAGATGGCGAATCCTGCCCGTGCCTGACCGGGAACGCAGGAACCCTACGCTCACGCCATCCCCGTTCATTGCTTTCGCGTGAGCCCGGCCCATTCGATCATCTTATCTATCGGGTGGCCGTCGATACCGGAGACGGCCGCCCGCCGGCCGAAGACGGACTCGTTGTAGTACAGCGGGATGACCGCTCCGGTATCTACCACGCGCCGCTGGACGTCACCGTAGTAGTCCCGTTTTGCTTCCAGATTTTCTGCCCGGTATCCCTGCTCGATGAGGCGGTCGACTTCCGGACCAGGATTGTAGATGCCGGTGCCGTCTTGCTTGTAGCGGTTCCGATTGTCACTGCCTTCGGAATGGAACATTGCCCGAATAAGATAGTCACAGGCAGCGCTGTTCGATCCGAAACCGACGAGTGTCAGGTTCGCTTCGCCCGCGGTGAACCTATCGTTGAACGATGCCGGATCGACCTGTCGAATCTCGCTTGTGACACCGATCTCTTTGAACCAACCCAAAAGCGTCTGTGCGATCGTTCTATCGTCGGCATTTTTGCTATTGATCAGAATCGAGAGTGTCTCACCGTCGTATCTGGACGCTTCAACGAGCTCCCGTGCTCGATCCAGGTCTGGCCCGTAGGTTGGGAGGTCATCGTGAACAGACCATGGAATAGTAGACGAAATCGGTCCGCGCGCTGGCTTGCCGATATCGTTGAGGACGTTCTCGACGATCTGGCTCTGGTCGACAGCCCAGTTGAGTGCCTTTCGCAGTTGCTCGTCATCGGTCGGCGACCGGTATAGATTGACTGCGACGAGCCCAGCCTCAGGTGTGAGATACGTGTCTATCCTCGTCTCCGAAGCCTCGGCAAGCGCCGTAGCCCGGCTTTTCGGGATTTGTTGGGCGATATCGACTGCACCTTTTTCAAGAGACAGCACGCGCGTGTTAGGGTCCTTGATCCACTCGAAAGTGAGTTCTGTGGGGGTAGCTGCCCCGTCCCGATAGTCAGCAAACGGGGTAAGCGTGATTGACTGTCCTGCCGTGATCTCATCGACCTCAAACGGGCCTGTCCCAGTCGGCGTCTCGCTTTCATCAGGGTGCTGAATGCCGAAATACTGGTGTGATATTGTGCCAGGAAACGCAGGGAATGGTTCCGTTGTCTCGAACCGAACAGTGGTGTCATCTACTGCGGTGACGCCGTCAGACGCGACACCGATCCAGCCTGGAACCCACGACCACTGCTCAAAAACGCGGTCAAAGGAGTGGACAACCGCGTCGGCTGTGAGGGGGTCTCCGTTATGGAAGGTGACACCTTCCCGCAATGAAAACTCCCACGTCGTCTCATCGACGGCTACCCAGTCTGTAGCAAGCAGCGGTGCGGTTTCCATCTCCGCTGTCGTATCAACGAGCGGCTCAAATACGTGAGTGTAGTACGGCGTGATGCCGTTGTAGACCTCCCACTTCTCACGTGTTGGATCTCGCGCTAACGCAACAGTAAACGACGCTGGCGAATCGGTCTCTGAGCTGTTACAGCCTGCAATCAGACCAGTGGCCCCAGCCACAGCGCCGCCCAGCAGTTCCCGTCTCGAACAGCGTTTAGGCACTCGCACTCACCTTTCTGCTCGACGCCATGACGAGGAGGGTAATACCGACAGAAGAATATGATCGCACGCGGCTGCTTGCCGGAAGATATTGTATAAATCTCGACATCATGTGTGATACGGAAGGGACGCTAATAAAACAATTATGGTTTAGTTAACTAAAACAAAGTTTCACAAGAAACGCACACCTATCCTGAAATACCATATTGTACGCAACTTCAGGAGAGCCATTCGCAGTTTCACGGGAACTAGCTACAGCCTATCGGGCAATTCACACTCTTCCGTTGATGATATCAGCGACCCGCTGTCGGTCGAATAACTGCTGCTCGGTGGGAACGTCGCCGACGGACCCAGGCCACTCGCCAAACTCATCCGGATACAACTGCATCGCAACTGCTTCCGCCGAAAATAGATCGATGATCGGCCCCATATTTGTCCCGGCCGACCGGACGAAGTTCTCGTTTTGGACCGCAGTCAACTCACTCAGCGTTTCGTGATTCTTGGCTGCCTGGAGAGTTTGCTGAAAGGACTCGTTATTTTCTGTCGTTAGATTATCGATAAGTGCGATGTATTCCGGGTCAACGTCGAGGAGTTTCTCGTAACCGATCTCTTTGTATCGGACATAGGTGTCCCCCTTGAACGCACTGTTGACGCCCAGTTTACGAAAGGTTCTGGTGTCGTTTCGGAATGCATCGATCTCTGCCGCCCGCAGGCTTTTGCCTTCAATATCGAAATCGATGATAAATGCGCCGACAGTCGGTTTGTCATCCGGTAGCCGCGACTGTATCTCGGCAAAGACCTCGTCTTTGAGATCGACCCATGCATCGTACCGTTCTTGCCGCTGGAAGATTTCCGCTGCTTTCTCAGCAGCTTCGTACAGTGTGTAGTACGGATCACGTTCGTATGGGAAGCGGATCATCGATCCCAGTATCGGACCGACGTTGTGTTCTATCTCTTCAAGATCGTCATCATTCCACCCCGAGTACCGCTTGAGAATCCGCGGGTCCATCAGGTGTACGTCAGCATCAACCTCGTAGAACACTTCCTTGTCGAACTCTGAATCGTTGGAATCCAAAAGCGTCTCTACGGAATCCAGATCGACAGCAACGCCAGGAAGTGCTCTGTAGTATTTCAGCCGCTCTTCCTCAAGAGACATCATTGCAGATGGCTTGATACCCAATGCCATCGCGATATCCATCCAAGCACCGGGAAAACTTGCATAGGTTTCGGGCACTGAATCAAACGTGTGGGTTCCGGCTGGTTTGACCGTCACTTCGTACGGTGTTGGGTCCTCATCTTCTGTCATTGACTGTTTATCCGGTGGAGACGTGGGGGCGGTGTCACCCGATGACGAGCCATCGGTGGTACCGAGACAACCAGCAACTATCCCACTGCCAACGATACTACAGCCAGTTTTCAGTATTTCCCTCCGACGTTGACAGCAGTCCGAAATATCTCCATTCTGCATATTTTAGGCTTACCTAAAAACTATTTACGTATTGCGGTTTTCGGTCAGTACCGTGGCTGTCATCGTTGTCGCGGCATGTGCGGCTGGAGCGAGCGCAACAGTGCTTCTCACTAGTGGCGACTCGACGTCGGCAACGACATCGGAGACCGAGACCCAAGATTTACGCACACAGCGGTCGACCGGCGACATTTGTCACGAACTACTACAGACCCGTCCGCAGGCGTGGGCACCCGTCTCAGAACGGCTGGCGAGCAATGAAGAACTGGTGTATAAGACAGTACTCGACGCTGATGGTGTCTTACCACAGAGCGAGATCGTCGACCGAACGGACCTCTCAAAAGCGACCGTCAGTCGTACGCTCGACAGCCTCGAGACTAGAGACCTCATTGAGCGCAAGCGCCGTGGAATGGGGAATGTAGTGCGTCTCACGTAACAGCCCGTCGGCGTTCGCGTTTTATCGGTTCGTGAACGGTCCACACCGTCGCCCTGATGGTGCGAGGACTGACGGTAAACCTGAGCAGGACTGTATCTCCTTGATATCACGATTGGCGACCAGGTTGCAAGCCCATCGCGACGCGACATCAAAAGAAGCGTTCAACGCCGGAATATCATTCCGCTACCAGCTTGATCAGGTCCTTCTCTCGGAACCAGTGCGTGCTTATTGGCTAGGAGCATTGCCCGCGGCTCCGTTCACGGCCGACGTCGCGTTCTCTGCGGCCCCGGCCTCATTGCCGGCCGAGTTCATACCACTGATTGCCCCACCGAGGCCACCAGACTCACCGCCGGCCGCGGAGCTGACCTCAGCCAGGATGTTCCCGACGAAGTCCGGAACCTGCGCGGGGAGGTCTGTCGGCGGGCCTGCCTGCATCGCTATCTGCGCCGCATCGTTAGCGAACTGGACCATCGTCAGCGGGTCTGCTTCGAACATTGCAACTCGACGTATCGGGTGGGAGATAATAAGGGGGCCAAGTCATGATGTCGAATTCGGGCGGTTTTAGTTGAGTAAATGCGAGTAAATCCCGGATATATCGTGTTTCCGTAGCTTTTTGCGTTGGAATCGGAATGTGGGTAGCCATCGAAACTGAATCGTGCGGGCCGCGGCCACAGCGACCTCACACACGTTCACTTGGGGCCTACTATTGGATTGGTAGGTAGGGGAGCGGGCAGCACTGCTACGGACGCATCGAGGCTGCCTGGAACGGCTGTCAGTGGCGCATCATTGGCAGTGAGGTCGTGACAACGATGCTGCGGATCCACGTAGCGTCTTGATTTCTTCACTGCAATAGCTCAAGAACGGCTGGTCACTATCTCTGTGGGTTGACTGGAACATCAAACAGACAAAAGACTGGGCGCTACTCACTCTCTAAGCGTTCTCCACGGGGTATGTAAGTCCAATTACCAGTTCTTGTTGGACCTCGCTGATCCTCAATCTCTCAGCTAAACAGTGCCGTTGATGATATCTGCTACTCGCTGGCGGTCGAACAGCGTAAGTGAATCCTCTCGAAGCGTCTCTATTCCGTTCCACTCACCGAAGACAGCAGGGTAGAATTGCCTCGCCGCCGCCTCCGTCTGGAAGAGGTTAACGACCGGCCCTTGGTAAGCGGTACCGCCACGGTACAGTCGGTCGTTTTGAACAGCCGATAACTGACTACCGACCGGATCCGAACGCATCGTTTCCATTCGGGACTCGAACTCCTCGGCCGAGACATGTGAGAAACCGTACTGGAACACGATGGCATCGGGATCAACCTCAAGCAATTGCTCGTAATCGAACTGGCCGTAGCCACCCTCAATGTAGTTATCGAAGGCTCCGCGCATCCCGAGATCGCGGTACTGCTTGTGATTGTTCCCGTCCTGTACAGGGTACACGTAGAATGTGGCCCCCTCGAAATTAGAGGTAACCGACACGAGCCCGACAGTAGGTCGATCTTCTGACGGCGGCAGCGTCTCCTCGATTGTTGCCTGCATATCGTCGTGGATGGATTCAAATGCCTCATACCGCTCTCGCTCGTCGAAGGCGTCTGCGACGATTTCGAAGGCGTCGTACAGCGAGTAGTACGGGTAGTCATGCCACTCGTCACTACGTCGCCGGATGTAGTTACCGAGGAACGGAGCGATCCCGCTGGTGATCTCCTCAATATCGTTCTCACTCCAATTTTCGGCCAAGACGCCAATCCAGTTTGGATCGAACAGATGGATGTCGGCGTCCAACTCGTAGAATATCTCCTTGTCGAACTCATCATCACCCGAAACCGGCGAGACGTCCTCGAAGGAGACATCGATGTCCGGCAGTACGTCATAGAACACGTTTGGCATGCCTTCGGGATCCCATAGGCCCTGAAGGGTATCCGCCTTGCCCAAGGCAATGCCCATGTCGCCGTACGTACTGAGGTAGCTCACCCAGTTCTCGGGTGGCTCGTCGAACTCGACAGTTCCCATTGGTTCCATCGTTACCGAGTAACTGATGCCTCTGTTGTCCGTTTCTGTTGCCGTTTCAGTCAGGCCCGACATCGGTGTCTCTGTGGGATTCGGTGTTGATGTCCCGTCGTCCATCGACCCACTGTCACCTCTAGACTGGCTATCGCCCGTACAGCCAGCGAGTAGACCGCAGCCGATGACCTCGCCGCTGTGCTTCATGTAATCACGTCGCGTCGGTGTCTTGGGTTCTTTGTTTTCTTTCGACATATGATTTAGGCCAGCCTAAATATCCTAAAGCCTTCCGAATTTTAGACCGACCAAATCTCTCGCTCAGCACGGGAGGACACATCAGTAATCCACGTTCCGGAGCTGCGAGTCCGCAGTACGGATATTTGTCGCCACCAAGCGTTGTTCTCGCGTCAATGACCTTCCCTGTTCTATTCAAAAGTGAGTCGCGTCTCCTGACGGCACTAGTTCTGCTGACTGATTGGCCGGTCTGTAAGCACAGAAGAAACGCGAACGGACAAATCAATCAGAGTGCTCAACATAGAACGTACGACTGCGACGGCCTGCGTCGACGAAGTCGGCGAAAGCAACGACAGCGACAGGACAGCGGCCTACCGCGACCAGGCACTCGTCTTCCTCCTCACGTACTCAGGTACTCGCAGCGCGGAACTCGTCGCTGTCTCTGATGATGAAGAGCGGAACGGCTTCCGGTGGTGACACGTCAAATCCACAGTTGGCACAGGACGTACTCCTGCACAAGTCAATTGAGATGACCCACGAAGGCTACGCCCAAGAGGCCGCAAAGCGGACACGCAATGAAGCGAATGATATCATCCACGGTGGGTAGGTTGCCTGCTGCTCGTTAACAGGAAGCTACAGACGACCTCCAATTGAGTCGTCAGTGAGGTGAGAATGTCTCGTGTGTCTTGGAATCGCTTCTACAACCGACGGTAGATGATGATCCCACCGAGAACAGCCACGAGAATACTCCCACCGATGAGCAGATTCGTGGGTGAGCCGCCCGACGGCTCGACGTCTGTGGTCGCGGTCTGAGACGGTGTGTCCGTCACGTTCGGAGTGATTGCTGGCCCACCACTGTTGGTCTGGGTTGGGGTTGATTCCTCGGTGTCCGTTTCGGTCGAGCGTTCAGTCACTTCGGTCGTCGTCGTCGCTGTTGGCGTGTCGCTGGGCGTCGGTTCCGTTACTGTCGGTGTGTCCGTCGCTGTGTCGCTGGAGTCGCTCGAGTCACTGCTCCTTGAATCGCTATCATCGTCGTCGTCATCACTACTACCGCCGGAACTCGAAGAGTCCTCCTCGGTAGGAGTTTCTGTCTCAGTCGGAGTTGGTGTTGGCGTCTCCGTTGGGGTTGCTGTTGTGTCATCTCCGGACTCGACTGTCAGCGTTCCACCACCTACACTGGTGACATTGTACGCGTTCCCGGATTCGTCACCGACGGCTGCAACGGTCAGGTCCACATCGCTCGTCCCGACAGCCTCGCCCGTGAGCGTCACCGAGACAACAGACGCCGAGCCACTGTCAGCGGTATCCATTCCAGTCGCCGCAATGCGAACGCCATTGCTTTCTTCAGAGGACTGGACTGTTTCTGGGGTCCCAGCAACAGTCGTGTTTGAGATTGTTGCAACCGATTCGTTGGTACTTGCAATCTCGATATCTAGTGAGCCGACCCCGCCTGTAGTCGACGTGACGACGACATCAACGGTGGTTGTGTTGCCAACCGTAACGGTCTCAGTCGATGGCTGGACTTCGACACTGGTCRTTCCCGCCCCCATCGCCACTCCCGTCAAGAGGGATACTGCTATACAAACGCCGAATACTGTCGCAAGCTTTCTCATTAAATGTATAGTCTCAATAAGTAGGATTAAGTATTCTGATTACTGATTCAAATTTACAACAATACCTCTGGTGGGGGTTTATATGACAAGTTCGACGACAAAATTACAAGCGATATTTGGTGTATTACTATTAGTGACTGTCGGTCCAGTCTCGGGAATGATGACCGGGGCCGGGGCTGGCCCGCTGCAGACGGCCGGCAATGACACCCCCGGTGCAAGTGCCGGAAACCAGGCTGTCACCACGGCCGGAAACAAGCCGACACAAACACCCGCCGCAGCGGCCGGGAACCAGGCGACTGGACCACTTTCGACCAGCTGGAATGGCTCAACAGAGCCGAATGCGAGTACCATTTCGCAGTTAGCGCCCCGGGAAAACGACTCTCACCCGTACCCGCTCGTTGGTGATAACCAGCCTACTGATCCAGATGGTGACGGCCTCTACGAAGACATCAACGGCGATGGGGCTGTCAATATCGTCGACGTCGACGCACTGTCTCGTCACTTGGGGTCCACAGCAGCTGATGCCAACTGGAGTGCGTACGATTACACGGGAGACAACCGAACCGACGTCGGGGATATCCAGTGGCTCCTCGTCGCCACACGCTCGACGGCCTCGAACGACACTGATGGCGATGGACTTCCCGATGCATACGAGCGAAACGTCACGAAGACCGACCCCAGGGTAGCAGACTCTGACGGGGATGCAGTGATCGACGGCGCAGAAGACCGGGACAATGATACGTTACCGGCATATCGCGAATATCGACTCGGGACTGACCCTCACAGCAACGATACAGACGGTGACGGGCTCACTGATGACATCGAATCACGGCTTCAGGGCGTTGATCCGACCGACCCAGACACGGATGATGACGGTGTACAGGACGGCGCTGCCGATCCGGATACCGACTCACTGAGCACCTACAACGAGACCGTCGCAGGAACCCTTGTCACCAATCCAGATACGGACGGTGACGGCCTGCTGGACGGAACAGAAGTACACCAGCTTGGTACCGACCCGCTCAAAGCTGATACAGATACTGATGGCCTTACAGACGGTGAGGAAGTTCGCCTCGGGACAGACCCACTCGTCGCCGATAGCAACGACAACGGCGTCAGTGATGGTGAAGAGAGCTATACCACGACGGCGACCAACGAGACGCTCGGAGTCACACTGAGCCTGACTGGCAACGGCGACATTGGCAATGGGACGACTATCGCCCCACAAGACGATCCACGGTTCAACACGTCCCGTGTGGGGAACATGAGTGCCTCGCCAGTCGTTGAGCTCAACTCCGAGAAAGAATTCTCCTCGGCTAACGTCACCCTGGCGTACAACGAGACAGGGGTTGAAAATGAGAGTCAGGACCTCGCCGTGTTCACATACGACCCCGAGGCGGGGATTTTCGTGCCGCTGAACTCCACTGTTGACGCTGGGAATAACACGGTAGCTGCAGAGACGACTCACTTCTCCACGTTTGCCGTCTTTGATATCACCAACTGGGCGACGACGTACAACGCAACCGAGCCAGTCCGCGAAACCGGAACGGATGGCCCCACGCCTGTCGATACGACGCTGCTCATCGATACGTCAGGGTCGATGGATAATACTGATCCGAACGGCTACGCACAACAGTCCTCTCAGCGTTTCGTCGGGGGACTCTTAGATGTTGATCGCGTCGCTGTCTTAGAATTTGCCGGATACGCCGAGGTTGTCCAGCCATACACGACGGACCATCAAGCAGCTAACGACTCGATCAATAGCTTGGAACCGTTCGGGTGGGGGACAGGAACCAAGATCGGGTCCTCTTTGAAAGATGGTATCGAGTACACAGCCCAGAATAGTAACGAAACCACGTCGGAAATACTGATATTCCTAACAGATGGGCGTGGGCCGGGTGGTCCGCAGGAAGCAGAAATTGCAGCCGAGGAGAATATCACTATCTACACCATCGGGTTTGAGAGTGCGAGTAGCGACAAATTATCGGATATCGCCACGACGACAGGAGGCGAATCGTACATAGTTGAGGAAGCTGATGACCTCCCTGAAGTCTTTTCGCGTGTCGCAAATACCACCACCGAGATCAACGATACGGACGGTGACGGCCTGAGTGACGAGATGGAACGCGAGGGGGTCATACTGGGTGGCCCCACCGGAGACCGCGTCACGACAGATCCCAAGAGCGCTGACACCGACGGTGACGGCCTCTCAGATAGCAAAGAAATCGGCCAGTACACGGAAGTCAGGTATCGTGGCAGGACTGCCTCCTATTACAACCACCTCGCCAATCCAAGGCAGGTTGACACCGATAGCGATGGGCTCAGCGATGCTCGGGAGGTCAGGAACACGACAATTGTCGCTTTTGATTCTAGAACCGAGGCCAACGCCTTGCGCGAGGCGATGGTTACAGAGAACCAGAGTCTCACTCTTCAAGCCGCAGGGACAGTACTGAATGTCACCTCGTCGCCGCTGAACCCGGATACTGATGGAGATGAAATCTCGGACGCAGATGAGTGGCGGTATCGAACGAATCCACGACAAGTAGACACCGACAAAGATGGAATCTCGGATACGACCGAACTCCGGAACGGTCAGGACCCAACATTACACGATATTCGGGGTCCAGCCATCAAATACCTACGTACTGACTCGTATAATCCCGGCTGGTCCGGTCCCCACTACGTGATTGACTTTCTTGTGCGCGATAGAAGTGGGCTTGGCACTGTTCGTATTGCTCTACGCGGAAACGAAACTCTTGACCGAGCGAACTTCACCGGACACACGCAATATCACTACAGTCAGGATCTAACTGGAAACGCACTCCAGAGCGCGGGAACCTTCGCAGGCGGAACGAAAGTATATATTCATGCCTATGACAGCCACGGCAACAAGCGACATATTCCCGCTCTGACGCGGTCGAACAACGTTGTCAGCAATCTGCAAGGTCGTTATGACACACTCGGAACGGTAGAGGCCAAGACTTTCGGGCGCGGGTCCGGTCTAATGCATGGTGCTGGAGAGCTTGGATATACTGTCTCACATCCAGTGGAGACAGCGGCGGGACTCTCTCAGCTTCCGAATGCGCTGGTGAACTATGACCGCACGTATGAGTCAATGGAAGGTCAATTCAAGAACCGCCAGCGTGTAAATAATCCCTTCCCTCCGAATACACCAGAGAATGAGAGCTTCGCACGCGGGTACTTCGACGGCTACATGGGATTCCTTGTCCTCGAAGAACTCACTGGGGCGGCTGCCGCGAAAGCAGGCGATTCCAGCCGAGTTGCTCGCCAGGTCAACAAGGTTGACGACACTCGGTATCTAGGGAAATCCGTCACCGCAGCTCGCAACATGAAATACGCGAGCGAACTCCCGGCACGGGGTGTCGGGCGTGTGGCCTCATTTGGCGTTGATCAAGCCAAGCGCCCGTTTGCACGATACTCACTACGAAATTCACGGACGGTCGGGAAGGTAGTCCGGACACATCGCTACGTGGCTGATAAGACACCCCAGAAAGTCTACGATCTGAATACCAAGCAACGGAAGCTCTCAGCCCGATACTTCCGAGATGCCGACCTTGGCGGTCGCTCTCCGTCGGAACTGGAAGCTGCCGGGAAGCTGATGGCCGAAAACAACCCCAAGCAGGTCTCACGGATGCTGCGTCGGATGGACGACGGCCAGCAGGCGGCGTTCTTGAGCGATGACCTCGACGAAGCGGCGCGTGCGGACTTATATAAGGCTTGGAAAAACGGCGACAGTGTGCGTGCCAGCGATGTTGCAGAAGCTACTCGCGCTGACCCACAGACAGTGCGGCTCATCGCGGATGGCTCCGGCAATGTAGACGACGCATATGATCGGGCAGTCATTCGGGCAGCCACCAGCGATAGTATTGGG
This genomic window contains:
- a CDS encoding ABC transporter substrate-binding protein; translated protein: METAPLLATDWVAVDETTWEFSLREGVTFHNGDPLTADAVVHSFDRVFEQWSWVPGWIGVASDGVTAVDDTTVRFETTEPFPAFPGTISHQYFGIQHPDESETPTGTGPFEVDEITAGQSITLTPFADYRDGAATPTELTFEWIKDPNTRVLSLEKGAVDIAQQIPKSRATALAEASETRIDTYLTPEAGLVAVNLYRSPTDDEQLRKALNWAVDQSQIVENVLNDIGKPARGPISSTIPWSVHDDLPTYGPDLDRARELVEASRYDGETLSILINSKNADDRTIAQTLLGWFKEIGVTSEIRQVDPASFNDRFTAGEANLTLVGFGSNSAACDYLIRAMFHSEGSDNRNRYKQDGTGIYNPGPEVDRLIEQGYRAENLEAKRDYYGDVQRRVVDTGAVIPLYYNESVFGRRAAVSGIDGHPIDKMIEWAGLTRKQ
- a CDS encoding ABC transporter substrate-binding protein; translation: MQNGDISDCCQRRREILKTGCSIVGSGIVAGCLGTTDGSSSGDTAPTSPPDKQSMTEDEDPTPYEVTVKPAGTHTFDSVPETYASFPGAWMDIAMALGIKPSAMMSLEEERLKYYRALPGVAVDLDSVETLLDSNDSEFDKEVFYEVDADVHLMDPRILKRYSGWNDDDLEEIEHNVGPILGSMIRFPYERDPYYTLYEAAEKAAEIFQRQERYDAWVDLKDEVFAEIQSRLPDDKPTVGAFIIDFDIEGKSLRAAEIDAFRNDTRTFRKLGVNSAFKGDTYVRYKEIGYEKLLDVDPEYIALIDNLTTENNESFQQTLQAAKNHETLSELTAVQNENFVRSAGTNMGPIIDLFSAEAVAMQLYPDEFGEWPGSVGDVPTEQQLFDRQRVADIINGRV
- a CDS encoding helix-turn-helix transcriptional regulator; this encodes MAVIVVAACAAGASATVLLTSGDSTSATTSETETQDLRTQRSTGDICHELLQTRPQAWAPVSERLASNEELVYKTVLDADGVLPQSEIVDRTDLSKATVSRTLDSLETRDLIERKRRGMGNVVRLT
- a CDS encoding ABC transporter substrate-binding protein; its protein translation is MSKENKEPKTPTRRDYMKHSGEVIGCGLLAGCTGDSQSRGDSGSMDDGTSTPNPTETPMSGLTETATETDNRGISYSVTMEPMGTVEFDEPPENWVSYLSTYGDMGIALGKADTLQGLWDPEGMPNVFYDVLPDIDVSFEDVSPVSGDDEFDKEIFYELDADIHLFDPNWIGVLAENWSENDIEEITSGIAPFLGNYIRRRSDEWHDYPYYSLYDAFEIVADAFDERERYEAFESIHDDMQATIEETLPPSEDRPTVGLVSVTSNFEGATFYVYPVQDGNNHKQYRDLGMRGAFDNYIEGGYGQFDYEQLLEVDPDAIVFQYGFSHVSAEEFESRMETMRSDPVGSQLSAVQNDRLYRGGTAYQGPVVNLFQTEAAARQFYPAVFGEWNGIETLREDSLTLFDRQRVADIINGTV
- a CDS encoding VWA domain-containing protein translates to MTVGPVSGMMTGAGAGPLQTAGNDTPGASAGNQAVTTAGNKPTQTPAAAAGNQATGPLSTSWNGSTEPNASTISQLAPRENDSHPYPLVGDNQPTDPDGDGLYEDINGDGAVNIVDVDALSRHLGSTAADANWSAYDYTGDNRTDVGDIQWLLVATRSTASNDTDGDGLPDAYERNVTKTDPRVADSDGDAVIDGAEDRDNDTLPAYREYRLGTDPHSNDTDGDGLTDDIESRLQGVDPTDPDTDDDGVQDGAADPDTDSLSTYNETVAGTLVTNPDTDGDGLLDGTEVHQLGTDPLKADTDTDGLTDGEEVRLGTDPLVADSNDNGVSDGEESYTTTATNETLGVTLSLTGNGDIGNGTTIAPQDDPRFNTSRVGNMSASPVVELNSEKEFSSANVTLAYNETGVENESQDLAVFTYDPEAGIFVPLNSTVDAGNNTVAAETTHFSTFAVFDITNWATTYNATEPVRETGTDGPTPVDTTLLIDTSGSMDNTDPNGYAQQSSQRFVGGLLDVDRVAVLEFAGYAEVVQPYTTDHQAANDSINSLEPFGWGTGTKIGSSLKDGIEYTAQNSNETTSEILIFLTDGRGPGGPQEAEIAAEENITIYTIGFESASSDKLSDIATTTGGESYIVEEADDLPEVFSRVANTTTEINDTDGDGLSDEMEREGVILGGPTGDRVTTDPKSADTDGDGLSDSKEIGQYTEVRYRGRTASYYNHLANPRQVDTDSDGLSDAREVRNTTIVAFDSRTEANALREAMVTENQSLTLQAAGTVLNVTSSPLNPDTDGDEISDADEWRYRTNPRQVDTDKDGISDTTELRNGQDPTLHDIRGPAIKYLRTDSYNPGWSGPHYVIDFLVRDRSGLGTVRIALRGNETLDRANFTGHTQYHYSQDLTGNALQSAGTFAGGTKVYIHAYDSHGNKRHIPALTRSNNVVSNLQGRYDTLGTVEAKTFGRGSGLMHGAGELGYTVSHPVETAAGLSQLPNALVNYDRTYESMEGQFKNRQRVNNPFPPNTPENESFARGYFDGYMGFLVLEELTGAAAAKAGDSSRVARQVNKVDDTRYLGKSVTAARNMKYASELPARGVGRVASFGVDQAKRPFARYSLRNSRTVGKVVRTHRYVADKTPQKVYDLNTKQRKLSARYFRDADLGGRSPSELEAAGKLMAENNPKQVSRMLRRMDDGQQAAFLSDDLDEAARADLYKAWKNGDSVRASDVAEATRADPQTVRLIADGSGNVDDAYDRAVIRAATSDSIGSYKQLDRAVRKVDDLDGTQQRRAKQLIAETDGDGVKLLDDLSAIDDATLRAFLEADIPDADMTAWRTALTRRANAADSSIRSQDVEQYAKDVREIQRLVEDGSVDIENPNRVVQETIENPTQDGQILGQQLEARRTVHYATKDGEVTVDPKTAGNGEPDLHVSRGSDSDLYVENKMVEGDLDGGFKMKDKVHEADGSFDGISGDHDSVVEISAQGKITDDFNPNTQKAETPKESLKGLIKAKRQGSDISNLPEKLEGFSNPDVTVRVIDQDGNIVDGGEFTIRTVYQEVNNGN